The genomic region TCGACGTGCCGCCGAGCTTCCGCCGGCTGGAGCTCGCGCGCTTCGAGGGGCCCGGGGAGCTCGAGGCGGAGCTCTCCCGGGCCGCGCCGGAGCTCGAGCAGCTCGCGGCCGAGCGGCCCGAGCCGGGGGCGCCCGCGGCCGCCGCCGGCGTGGAGGCCACCCCGCCTCCGCGCAACGCGCTCACGCTCGCCGCCCTCGCCGAGCGCTTCGGGGGCGACGCCATGCTGGCGCCGAACGCCGAGGTGGAGATCCTCCGCGAGTTCGAGTCGGGCGGCACCCGCTACCGGTTCGTCGCCACCCGCGAGGTCGGCACCACCTTCCGCGGGCGGGTCATCGGCCCCTCCGGCGACCTCTGGAGCGAGCGGTTCGAGCTCGCCGCCTTCGCCGGCCCGCGGCAGGCGGTCGCGGCCGCGCTCGGGGAAGAGGGCGCGCCGGCGCGGGGCGTCGCGGCAGCCTCCGGCCGGGCCGCGCCCGAGCCTCGGGCGGGCGAGGTCTGGGTGATGAACGTGGTGGTGGAGGCCCAGGGGCCGGACGAGGTCCGCTACGTCGGCACCGACATCGACGGCCGGCCCTACGGCGCGGCCCGGGTGCTGAAGCGCCCCGAGTTCGAGGCGGTCTTCTCGCACGAGCGCGGTGGCTGGCGGCTCCTCGTGCTGGTGGACCAGGTCCACGAGGGGGCGGTCACCTACCGGCAGCTCGACCGGCTGCGGCAGCCCATCGGCGCGCCGCGGCGGATGGCGAGCTCGATCCTGATGGCGAACTTCGTCCCGGAGGCGGCGACCGCGTGAGCGCGAACGGCGTGGTGGAGCGGGTGGCTGCGGGCGACGTGCGGGCGGCGGCGCGGCTCATGCGGGACCTCGACGACGGGCTCCCGGCGGCGCGGCGGCACCTGCAGGCGCTCTTCCCGCGCACGGGGCGGGCCTACGTGGTCGGGCTCACCGGCGCGCCGGGCGCGGGCAAGTCGTCCTTGACCGACCGGCTCATCGCCCACTACCGCAAGGCCGGCCTGACCGTGGGCGTGGTGGCCGTCGATCCGACGAGCCCGTTCTCCGGCGGGGCCATCCTGGGCGATCGCATCCGGATGCAGGACCACGCGCTCGACGAGGGCGTGTTCATCCGCTCCATGGCGACCCGGGGCAACCTGGGCGGCCTCTCGCGCGGCACCGCCGAGGTGGTCCAGGTGATGGACGCCATGGGCAAGGACGTGGTGATCGTGGAGACGGTGGGGGTGGGCCAGGACGAGATCGAGGTGGCCCAGCTGGCGCACACGGTGGTGGTGGTGTCGGTGCCCGGCCTGGGCGACGACGTGCAGGCCATCAAGGCCGGCGTGCTCGAGATCGCCGACGTCTTCGCCGTCAACAAGGCCGACCGGGAGGGCGCCGACCGGACGGTGCGCGATCTCGCCACCATGCTGGAGCTGCGCAAGAGCGCCGCCACCCGCGAGGTGCTGGAGCACGACGACCTCCACCGGATCCGCCGGACCAGCTCGACCGACCCGCACGATCAGGGCTTCTGGGAGCCGCCCATCGTGAAGACGGTGGCGGTGCGCGACGAGGGGGTGGGGGAGCTGGTCGAGGCGATCGCCCGGCACCGCCGCCACCTCGACGACACGGGCGAGCGGCGCACGCGCGACGTGGCGCGGGCCCGCGCCGGCTTCCTCGCGCTCCTCCGGGAGCAGCTCCTCGCCGGCGCGCTGGCCCGGCTCGGCGCGGAGGGGAGCCACCTCGACGCCATCGCGGCCCGGATCGCCGCCCGCGAGGCCGACCCCTACGCCCTGGCCGAGGAGCTCGCGGCCCGGCTGCGGCGATGAACCCGATGAGCGAGGCGATGGAAGATCCCGAGAAGCGCGCCCCCGCTACCGCCGTTGAAGCTGCCGAAGCCCCCGAGCCCGAGGTCCGGCCGGGGCCCCCCGACCCCGAGCGCGACCTCGCCGCCGAGCTCTCCCGGCGGCTGGGCGTGGCGGTGGCCCCTGGGCCGCGGCCGCTGGCCGCGCTGACCCACAAGTCCTACGTCAACGAGCACCGCGGCGAGGGGCTCGCCGACAACGAGCGGCTGGAGTTCCTGGGCGACGCGGTCATCGACCTGGCCGTCTCCCACCGGCTCATGGAGCGGTTCCCCGGGGCACAGGAGGGCGAGCTCTCCAAGATCCGGGCCTCGCTGGTGGACGAGGCGGCGCTGGCGGGAATCGCCCGCACCCTCGGGCTGGGCGAGCTGCTCCGGCTCGGCCGCGGCGAGGAGCTGACCGGCGGCCGCGAGAAGGCCTCGCTCCTGGCGGATGCCATGGAGGCGGTGGTGGCCTCCCTCTACCTGCAGGGCGGGCTCGCGCTGGTCCTCGAGGTGGTGGACCGGTTCCTGGGCGAGGCCTTCGAGCGCGCGGCGGCGGGCACGCTCGACCGCGACTGGAAGACGCAGCTGCAGGAGCAGGCCCAGAGCCGCCTCCGCGCCAGCCCCCGCTACCGGGTGGTGGGGGAGCGCGGCCCGGACCACTCGAAGATCTTCGAGGTGGAGCTCGAGCTCAAGGGCGAGGTGCTCGGCCGGGGCGAGGGGCGGTCGAAGAAGGACGCCGAGCAGGCCGCGGCGCGCGGCGCGCTCGAGGCGCTGGCCGCGCGGACCGAGGGCGAGCCAGCCCCGCCCGAAGCGAAGAAGTGACCGCGAACAGGGCGCTTTTCGTTGCGGGGGCGCCCCCGCGCGAATAGCATGCCGCCGCATGAAGAAGACCCTCCTCGCGCTCGCCGCCGTCGCCGCGCTCGCCCCCGCCGCCGCCCACGCCGCCAAGAAGGGGAAGGCGCCGGCGCAGAAGGAGCAGTACGCCGTCTTCGAGACCACCGCCGGGAAGATCGGGGTGAAGCTGCTGCCCCAGGAGGCCCCGGTCGCGGTGAAGAACTTCGTCGAGCTGGCGCAGGGCAAGAAGGAGTGGACCGACCCGCGCACCGGCGAGAAGACCCGCAA from Anaeromyxobacter paludicola harbors:
- the meaB gene encoding methylmalonyl Co-A mutase-associated GTPase MeaB, which translates into the protein MSANGVVERVAAGDVRAAARLMRDLDDGLPAARRHLQALFPRTGRAYVVGLTGAPGAGKSSLTDRLIAHYRKAGLTVGVVAVDPTSPFSGGAILGDRIRMQDHALDEGVFIRSMATRGNLGGLSRGTAEVVQVMDAMGKDVVIVETVGVGQDEIEVAQLAHTVVVVSVPGLGDDVQAIKAGVLEIADVFAVNKADREGADRTVRDLATMLELRKSAATREVLEHDDLHRIRRTSSTDPHDQGFWEPPIVKTVAVRDEGVGELVEAIARHRRHLDDTGERRTRDVARARAGFLALLREQLLAGALARLGAEGSHLDAIAARIAAREADPYALAEELAARLRR
- the rnc gene encoding ribonuclease III: MEDPEKRAPATAVEAAEAPEPEVRPGPPDPERDLAAELSRRLGVAVAPGPRPLAALTHKSYVNEHRGEGLADNERLEFLGDAVIDLAVSHRLMERFPGAQEGELSKIRASLVDEAALAGIARTLGLGELLRLGRGEELTGGREKASLLADAMEAVVASLYLQGGLALVLEVVDRFLGEAFERAAAGTLDRDWKTQLQEQAQSRLRASPRYRVVGERGPDHSKIFEVELELKGEVLGRGEGRSKKDAEQAAARGALEALAARTEGEPAPPEAKK